A region from the Negativicoccus succinicivorans genome encodes:
- a CDS encoding 3D domain-containing protein: MRTNWKKWGTHPVLLFCVFVIMVVSMVGFSMQPRTLTVMVDGRQQTVRTAAQSTAGIMYDAHIVLNEYDKVDLNTEKLVDGSVLTVRRAVPISIREGAEVKATMSAGKTAAQAITEAGYDPAEYVTLIPADTPVKAGMEIPVGKYTTSEITVDEEVPFKIIREPNDRMFAGAEKVTQAGVNGKQKTKYRVLTVDGREVGRVPLESQPLQPAVDQVVQVGTRDVVNTSRGDIRFTKVINMEATAYHPMDGDGRGITASGMKACYGVVAVDPNVIPMGTRVFVPGYGEAIAADTGGAIIGNRIDLCMETYDECYRYGRRNVEVYVLD, translated from the coding sequence ATGAGGACAAATTGGAAAAAATGGGGGACCCATCCGGTCCTTTTGTTCTGCGTTTTCGTCATCATGGTCGTGTCGATGGTCGGCTTTTCTATGCAGCCGCGGACGCTCACCGTTATGGTTGACGGCAGACAGCAGACCGTTCGCACAGCAGCGCAATCCACAGCAGGCATTATGTATGATGCGCATATCGTGTTAAATGAATATGACAAAGTGGATCTGAATACGGAAAAGCTCGTTGACGGCTCCGTATTGACCGTGCGTCGTGCCGTTCCGATCAGCATTCGGGAAGGCGCGGAAGTAAAAGCGACGATGTCGGCGGGTAAGACCGCTGCGCAGGCGATCACGGAAGCGGGCTATGACCCGGCGGAATATGTGACGCTGATTCCGGCGGATACTCCGGTCAAAGCCGGTATGGAAATTCCGGTCGGTAAGTACACGACTTCGGAAATCACGGTCGATGAAGAAGTTCCTTTCAAGATTATTCGGGAACCCAATGACCGCATGTTCGCCGGCGCGGAAAAAGTGACGCAGGCGGGTGTGAACGGGAAACAAAAAACGAAGTACCGCGTGCTTACGGTAGACGGTCGTGAAGTCGGCCGCGTGCCGTTGGAGTCGCAACCGTTGCAACCGGCGGTGGATCAGGTGGTGCAAGTCGGCACGCGTGATGTCGTCAATACCAGCCGCGGTGATATCCGATTCACGAAAGTGATCAACATGGAAGCGACAGCGTATCATCCGATGGACGGCGACGGTCGCGGGATTACCGCGAGCGGCATGAAAGCTTGTTATGGCGTGGTAGCGGTCGACCCGAATGTGATTCCGATGGGCACGCGCGTGTTTGTTCCGGGGTACGGCGAAGCGATCGCTGCGGATACCGGCGGCGCGATTATCGGCAATCGGATTGACTTATGCAT